Proteins from a genomic interval of Deltaproteobacteria bacterium:
- the surE gene encoding 5'/3'-nucleotidase SurE, producing MKILLTNDDGIHAPGLLALYDALKPEHDLHIVAPETEMSAVGHAITLSLPIRVQAVRKKGRFFGHAVKGTPADCVKIAVKELMDTPPDVVLSGINVGANVGVNILYSGTVSAATEGAFLGIRSAAISIAALKDPDFSFAARFSREIIRFMMESDLSNGTALNVNIPAVPPEDIRGVVLARQGTSRFEERFERRSDPRGHIYYWLMGETFIENGNPNNDSVALKQNHITITPIHYDLTSESELKRLARFALPRAS from the coding sequence ATGAAAATCCTTCTGACCAACGACGACGGAATCCACGCGCCCGGGCTTCTCGCCCTCTATGATGCCTTGAAGCCGGAGCATGACCTCCATATCGTGGCCCCTGAAACAGAGATGAGCGCGGTAGGTCACGCCATCACCCTCTCCCTCCCCATCCGGGTTCAGGCGGTCAGGAAGAAGGGCCGCTTTTTCGGCCATGCGGTAAAGGGCACGCCGGCCGATTGCGTCAAGATCGCGGTGAAGGAACTCATGGACACCCCCCCGGACGTGGTGCTGTCCGGCATCAATGTGGGGGCCAATGTGGGCGTCAACATCCTCTATTCAGGGACGGTTTCCGCGGCCACCGAAGGGGCGTTCCTGGGCATCAGGTCCGCAGCCATCTCCATCGCCGCCCTGAAAGATCCGGATTTTAGTTTCGCTGCCCGTTTCAGCCGGGAGATCATCCGATTCATGATGGAAAGCGACTTGAGCAACGGGACCGCCCTGAACGTGAACATCCCTGCAGTACCCCCTGAAGACATCCGGGGCGTGGTCCTGGCGAGGCAGGGGACTTCCAGGTTCGAGGAGCGGTTTGAGCGGCGGAGCGATCCGAGGGGACATATTTACTACTGGCTCATGGGGGAAACATTCATCGAAAACGGCAATCCTAACAACGATTCCGTGGCCCTGAAACAGAACCACATCACCATCACCCCAATCCATTACGACCTCACCAGCGAAAGTGAATTAAAAAGGCTGGCGCGGTTCGCTCTGCCCAGGGCATCCTAA
- a CDS encoding sigma 54-interacting transcriptional regulator codes for MLNVLDCTPIAQFAIGMDHRITYWNRACELLTGFSAHEMINTDRQWAPFYQDKRPVLADLIVAGDLETFLRVYQGKGASTSGVVPYAWQATDYFEDLGGVPRHIFFVAAPVVDAEGRIVGAVETLQDISKQVRAERDLRAGEKQYRILTEKVADGILVLQDSTLIFANSASARMLGFEKADELIGRKAVDFVAGDFQEAFRTMGEGFETGELQDKVIKIRCLRADAREIWVEAHNEFIHWEGEPAILATLRDITETRRQEMAIEAEAAELRSENKRLRYAGRGRYRFGRIIGKSEVMQEVYDLILKAAATEDNVLIYGESGTGKELAARAIHELSDRKTNEFVPVNCGAIPEALMESEFFGHKRGAFTGAVADTHGYLAFADGGVLFLDEVGDLPATMQVKLLRAVEGGGYAPVGSNRTETSNCRIVAATNKDLKTLVKDGTMREDFFYRMHVIPFHLPPLRDRKEDIPLLVEHFLKATDNGKNVSLLPERVMEALYRYDWPGNVRELENLLRRYLAMGRIDFLNLGQSSGWERPHSSVTGLQKMTLADAVEHFEKDLLVKALENNQWHKARAAANLGISRRTLFRKLKNLELS; via the coding sequence ATGTTGAATGTATTGGATTGTACGCCCATCGCGCAATTTGCCATCGGAATGGATCACAGAATTACCTACTGGAACCGGGCATGCGAACTGCTGACAGGCTTTTCAGCCCACGAGATGATCAACACGGACCGCCAATGGGCGCCCTTCTATCAGGATAAACGTCCTGTCCTGGCAGACCTTATCGTGGCCGGTGATTTGGAGACCTTTCTACGGGTCTATCAGGGTAAAGGGGCCTCAACGTCAGGGGTCGTCCCCTATGCCTGGCAGGCCACCGATTACTTTGAAGACCTGGGCGGCGTTCCAAGGCACATCTTTTTTGTAGCAGCGCCGGTGGTTGATGCCGAAGGCAGGATCGTCGGGGCCGTGGAGACCCTCCAGGACATCTCCAAACAGGTTCGGGCCGAAAGGGATCTGAGGGCCGGCGAAAAACAGTATCGTATTCTGACCGAAAAGGTAGCCGACGGGATACTGGTCCTCCAGGACAGCACGTTGATATTCGCAAACAGTGCTTCCGCCCGCATGCTTGGGTTCGAAAAGGCCGATGAACTGATCGGCCGGAAGGCCGTGGATTTTGTTGCCGGGGATTTCCAAGAGGCCTTCAGGACCATGGGCGAGGGATTTGAGACCGGGGAGCTACAGGACAAGGTCATTAAAATTCGATGCCTCAGGGCCGACGCCCGGGAGATCTGGGTGGAGGCCCACAATGAATTCATCCATTGGGAGGGTGAACCGGCTATTCTGGCTACCCTGCGGGATATCACCGAGACCCGGCGCCAGGAAATGGCCATCGAGGCGGAGGCAGCGGAGCTCCGGAGCGAAAACAAACGGTTGAGGTATGCGGGCAGAGGTCGATATCGGTTCGGGCGGATTATCGGCAAGAGCGAGGTCATGCAGGAGGTCTATGATCTTATTCTGAAGGCCGCGGCGACCGAGGACAATGTCTTGATATACGGGGAATCGGGAACCGGCAAGGAACTGGCGGCCCGGGCCATCCATGAGTTGAGCGACCGGAAAACCAATGAATTTGTGCCGGTTAACTGCGGCGCCATCCCCGAAGCCCTCATGGAAAGTGAATTCTTCGGGCATAAGCGCGGGGCCTTTACAGGGGCTGTTGCCGATACCCACGGCTATCTGGCCTTTGCCGATGGCGGGGTCCTCTTCCTGGACGAGGTGGGCGATCTCCCGGCGACCATGCAGGTAAAACTGCTCCGCGCGGTTGAAGGTGGAGGATATGCCCCGGTGGGAAGCAATCGAACCGAGACATCGAACTGCCGTATTGTGGCCGCCACCAATAAGGATCTGAAGACATTGGTGAAGGATGGGACGATGCGTGAGGATTTTTTCTACCGGATGCACGTGATTCCGTTTCACCTTCCGCCTTTGAGGGATAGAAAGGAGGATATCCCCCTGCTTGTGGAGCATTTTCTCAAGGCGACCGATAACGGAAAAAATGTATCCCTCCTGCCGGAGAGGGTAATGGAGGCCCTTTATCGCTATGACTGGCCCGGAAATGTCCGGGAACTTGAAAACCTGCTGCGCCGGTATCTTGCCATGGGCCGGATCGATTTTTTGAACCTGGGGCAATCCTCCGGATGGGAGAGGCCGCATTCAAGCGTCACCGGCCTGCAGAAGATGACCCTGGCGGACGCTGTCGAACATTTTGAAAAAGACCTGTTGGTCAAGGCCCTGGAAAACAATCAATGGCACAAGGCACGGGCCGCCGCCAACCTGGGGATCTCCAGAAGGACCCTTTTCCGAAAGCTCAAGAACCTGGAGTTATCCTAG
- a CDS encoding response regulator, with amino-acid sequence MNILVVEDENSIAKLISEILETWGHRVQRSGTGSDALEKARRADVDLILLDISLPDIQGHELIPFFKASQPHVGIVAMTGSNSRELESKVRREGVIYYMIKPFELKVLKAVVDHVSKRRKSPSFSPGPEALDVRALFP; translated from the coding sequence ATGAATATCCTGGTAGTGGAAGATGAAAATTCCATAGCAAAGCTGATCTCAGAGATCCTGGAGACCTGGGGGCATCGGGTCCAGCGGTCGGGCACAGGGAGTGATGCGCTCGAGAAGGCGCGGAGGGCCGACGTTGACCTGATCCTTCTGGATATCTCCCTCCCGGATATTCAGGGTCATGAATTGATCCCGTTTTTCAAGGCGTCTCAACCTCACGTGGGGATTGTAGCCATGACGGGGAGCAATTCTCGCGAGCTGGAATCGAAGGTTCGACGAGAGGGGGTGATCTATTACATGATCAAACCTTTTGAGCTGAAGGTCCTGAAAGCGGTGGTGGATCATGTGTCAAAGAGAAGGAAATCGCCCTCCTTCTCCCCTGGGCCGGAGGCGTTAGACGTCAGAGCCCTGTTTCCATAA
- a CDS encoding fumarate hydratase → MREIPVRTVVDAVGDACIRANIELGADVVEALARAVDHEESEVGRDILKKLLKNARIAKAEKIPICQDTGVAVLFVELGQETVVTGDLYQALEDGVRKGYEEGFLRKSVCDPFTRKNTGDNTPIIVHLDLVPGDGLKIWVVPKGGGSENMSRLFMLPPAAGWEGVKENILQTVIEAGPNPCPPTIIGVGIGGNFEQSAILAKRSLLRPLGTSNPDPRLNPMEQELLTEINRTGIGPQGLGGRITSLAVHILMMPCHIASLPLAVNIQCHASRHVEIVL, encoded by the coding sequence ATGCGAGAAATACCCGTCCGGACCGTTGTGGATGCGGTCGGAGATGCCTGTATACGGGCCAATATTGAATTGGGCGCCGACGTTGTGGAGGCCCTGGCGCGGGCAGTGGACCATGAAGAATCCGAGGTGGGCAGGGACATCCTCAAAAAGCTCCTGAAAAACGCCCGGATCGCCAAAGCGGAGAAGATCCCCATATGCCAGGATACCGGCGTGGCCGTCCTCTTTGTGGAACTGGGCCAGGAGACGGTGGTGACCGGCGATCTGTACCAGGCCCTTGAAGACGGGGTCCGGAAAGGATACGAGGAAGGATTTCTTCGAAAATCCGTCTGCGATCCCTTTACCCGGAAAAATACCGGCGACAATACCCCCATTATTGTCCATCTGGACCTGGTCCCTGGAGACGGCCTGAAAATCTGGGTGGTTCCCAAGGGCGGGGGGAGCGAAAACATGAGCCGCCTTTTCATGCTCCCGCCTGCTGCCGGATGGGAAGGGGTCAAGGAAAACATCTTGCAGACCGTAATCGAGGCGGGGCCCAATCCCTGCCCGCCGACCATTATCGGCGTGGGCATCGGGGGAAACTTCGAACAATCGGCTATCCTGGCCAAGAGGTCCCTGCTCCGGCCGTTGGGGACCTCCAACCCGGACCCGCGGTTGAATCCGATGGAACAGGAACTCCTTACCGAGATCAACAGGACCGGCATCGGACCCCAGGGTCTGGGCGGAAGGATCACGTCCTTGGCCGTTCATATCCTGATGATGCCCTGTCATATCGCCAGTCTTCCATTGGCTGTCAATATCCAGTGTCACGCCAGCCGCCATGTGGAGATCGTTCTTTGA
- a CDS encoding TPM domain-containing protein has product MPDAPRHTLPGRSGAAFFRLISVVLLLCLVPVVAALGERPIPKPEGLVNDYARVIPPAYAEKIAAVTGELLQKTGIPVVVVTMPDIGGAEYNAYANRLYAEWGIGKKGEDKGVLIFVTVKERKMRIETGYGVEGILPDGLVGEIRDRYMVPYLKEDKFGEGLLAGASAVSRIIAEDAGVELAGRMPETPPKKKSSGFSFLPILVIVFIIMAISRRRRGAWLFLLPFLFGAGGARGTRYGGSGGSFGGFGGGFGGFGGGMSGGGGAGGGF; this is encoded by the coding sequence ATGCCTGACGCGCCTCGACATACCCTCCCCGGGCGATCCGGAGCAGCCTTCTTCAGGCTCATAAGCGTTGTTCTTCTCCTTTGCCTGGTCCCTGTGGTGGCGGCCCTGGGCGAACGTCCAATCCCCAAACCAGAGGGCCTGGTCAATGACTATGCCCGGGTGATTCCTCCAGCATATGCCGAAAAGATTGCCGCTGTTACCGGGGAACTCCTCCAAAAGACCGGAATCCCCGTGGTGGTCGTCACCATGCCGGACATCGGGGGAGCCGAGTATAACGCCTATGCAAATCGGTTGTACGCTGAGTGGGGAATCGGAAAAAAGGGGGAAGACAAGGGTGTCCTCATCTTTGTGACCGTCAAAGAGAGAAAGATGCGGATCGAGACCGGATACGGCGTGGAGGGAATTCTGCCTGACGGCCTGGTTGGTGAGATCCGGGACCGGTACATGGTTCCGTATCTCAAGGAGGACAAATTCGGCGAGGGGCTTCTCGCAGGTGCCTCGGCGGTTTCACGGATCATTGCCGAAGATGCAGGGGTCGAGTTGGCGGGGCGAATGCCCGAAACGCCTCCAAAAAAGAAGAGTTCCGGATTCTCCTTCCTCCCGATTCTGGTTATCGTTTTCATCATCATGGCCATATCGAGGCGCCGGCGCGGGGCCTGGCTCTTTCTCCTTCCCTTTCTCTTTGGCGCAGGCGGGGCGCGTGGCACCCGTTACGGCGGATCGGGGGGAAGCTTTGGAGGATTCGGCGGCGGATTCGGGGGATTCGGCGGCGGCATGAGCGGCGGCGGGGGCGCAGGCGGGGGTTTCTGA
- a CDS encoding Cache 3/Cache 2 fusion domain-containing protein: MKRRSLGFKLVAGGIAVVLIPLVVIGIFAVTKASSSLEALAKEQAVNIARDLANMTQMALLQQVTFAEEMALGTEMREAAAKVADSGAQGAVDEIARLNARLADAAKKVGKNFETIVVSDASGNVFADGSGGTLKGISIADRDYFHVAKNGNANVGTAVKSKSSGLPVVPVCAPVVSGEGKLLGTVTTILKTDFLTDNITSVKLGETGYPFMVDKTGLVVAHPNKKHILETNLAKTKGMESIMEKMLAQKTGVDSYYFEGEDKIAGYTPIPITEWSIGVTQPSEEFMGAAHAIRNMILLVGGIFLAVTVLAVLFFARGITRPIMAAAHGLNEGSEQVASASSQVSAASQSLAEGASESAASLEETSSSLEEMSSMTKQNAANANEADSLMKEANQVISQADASMENLTTSMKEISTASEETQKIIKTIDEIAFQTNLLALNAAVEAARAGEAGAGFAVVADEVRNLALRAAQAAKNTAGLIEDTVKKVADGSKVVGGTSEAFAETVVRVRKVGDLVNEIAAASTEQAKGIEQINQAMVEMDKVTQQNAANAEESASASEEMNAQAEEMRGIVSDLVRVIGGNEEAGQRVTAPSRKGSHLPSTAATRLPKQANGTKRPALKQGKVDPEQVIPFEEDDFNEF, translated from the coding sequence ATGAAGAGAAGATCACTCGGGTTTAAACTGGTTGCAGGCGGCATTGCAGTGGTCCTGATACCCTTGGTGGTGATAGGGATTTTTGCGGTGACCAAGGCATCCAGTTCCCTCGAAGCACTGGCAAAGGAACAGGCCGTTAACATCGCCAGGGACCTGGCGAACATGACACAGATGGCGCTTTTGCAGCAGGTGACATTTGCAGAGGAAATGGCCCTGGGAACCGAGATGAGAGAGGCCGCGGCAAAGGTGGCCGACTCGGGCGCACAAGGCGCTGTCGATGAGATCGCCCGGCTGAATGCCCGGTTGGCGGATGCTGCAAAAAAGGTGGGAAAAAATTTTGAGACGATTGTCGTCAGCGATGCCTCAGGGAATGTCTTTGCTGACGGCAGCGGCGGGACTCTGAAGGGGATTTCCATCGCAGATCGCGACTATTTTCATGTGGCGAAAAACGGGAATGCCAACGTCGGCACGGCAGTCAAGTCAAAGAGTTCCGGCCTCCCCGTGGTTCCTGTTTGCGCACCGGTCGTTTCCGGCGAAGGCAAGCTTCTGGGAACCGTCACAACGATTCTGAAGACCGATTTTCTGACCGATAACATCACCTCCGTCAAGTTGGGAGAGACCGGATATCCCTTTATGGTGGACAAAACCGGCCTGGTCGTTGCCCACCCCAATAAGAAGCATATCCTCGAGACCAACCTGGCAAAGACCAAGGGAATGGAATCCATCATGGAAAAGATGCTGGCCCAGAAGACCGGCGTGGATTCCTATTACTTTGAAGGGGAGGACAAGATCGCCGGGTATACCCCGATACCGATTACAGAATGGAGTATCGGCGTGACCCAGCCCTCGGAAGAATTCATGGGGGCCGCCCATGCCATCCGGAACATGATTCTCCTCGTGGGGGGCATCTTTCTGGCCGTCACCGTCTTGGCCGTCCTCTTTTTTGCGAGGGGCATCACCCGGCCCATCATGGCCGCGGCCCACGGGCTCAATGAGGGTTCGGAGCAGGTGGCGTCCGCATCGAGTCAGGTGTCCGCCGCCAGTCAGTCGTTGGCCGAAGGGGCATCGGAATCCGCGGCGTCCCTGGAGGAGACATCATCCTCCCTGGAAGAGATGTCTTCCATGACCAAGCAGAACGCGGCCAATGCCAATGAGGCGGACAGCCTCATGAAGGAGGCCAATCAGGTCATCAGCCAGGCGGATGCCTCCATGGAAAATCTGACCACATCCATGAAAGAGATTTCCACCGCCAGTGAAGAGACGCAAAAAATCATCAAGACCATCGATGAAATCGCCTTCCAGACGAACCTCCTGGCCTTGAATGCGGCCGTGGAGGCGGCAAGGGCCGGAGAGGCCGGGGCCGGGTTTGCCGTGGTGGCTGATGAGGTCAGGAATCTTGCCTTGCGCGCCGCACAGGCAGCCAAGAATACCGCCGGTCTCATCGAAGATACCGTAAAAAAGGTGGCGGACGGCTCCAAGGTGGTGGGCGGGACCAGCGAGGCCTTTGCTGAAACCGTGGTAAGGGTCCGGAAGGTAGGGGATCTGGTCAACGAAATCGCAGCGGCGTCCACCGAGCAGGCCAAGGGGATCGAGCAGATCAACCAGGCGATGGTGGAGATGGACAAGGTGACCCAGCAGAATGCGGCCAATGCCGAGGAATCGGCCTCCGCGTCCGAGGAAATGAATGCCCAGGCCGAAGAGATGCGCGGCATTGTGAGCGATCTGGTTCGCGTCATCGGCGGAAACGAAGAGGCTGGCCAAAGGGTAACCGCCCCGTCGCGCAAAGGGAGTCATCTCCCATCGACCGCCGCAACCCGTCTTCCGAAACAGGCCAATGGGACAAAAAGGCCGGCCCTGAAGCAGGGCAAAGTGGACCCTGAACAGGTCATCCCCTTTGAGGAGGATGACTTCAATGAATTTTAG
- a CDS encoding MFS transporter, whose product MEQREISVLGEEKGVHWAWIILGTCFANLFINYSVRLGYSVVLPVMIGDLGFSRTAGGSIYNAYFLSYVALTPLAGYLTDRFGARWVICTCAGILGAGVLLMGSISSFWMACIAFAVVGLGSTGMWTPVITVVQRWFGPKRRGLALGILSTGYGLGFATMGIAFPWIVNQWSWRYAWYFLGFCALIMVLANGLLLRSTPESVGYRPWGQKEEDGQQRPAIPCRPEGPVLSMVFRDRTFWLVGLSYFAISYSLYGITTFMVDYARFQLGLPFEKAGLLATVHGTCQVIGVLTVLPMSDYLGRRRTLILSNSFITACLIGILLSGNSWGMLYLLVGIMAVFYGATFPMYGACAGDFFPRQMMGTVIGVWTPFYGIGAITVHWVSGLLRDSTGSYDVPFMINVAMAAIGSILMCLVRRDQADGS is encoded by the coding sequence TTGGAACAGAGAGAGATATCGGTTCTGGGAGAAGAAAAGGGCGTTCACTGGGCCTGGATTATTTTAGGGACCTGTTTTGCCAACCTCTTTATCAATTATTCGGTCCGCCTCGGCTACAGCGTCGTCCTTCCGGTGATGATCGGGGACCTCGGCTTCAGCCGTACGGCCGGGGGCTCCATCTACAATGCCTATTTTCTTTCGTATGTGGCCTTGACCCCGCTGGCCGGGTATCTCACGGATCGCTTCGGTGCGCGGTGGGTGATTTGCACCTGTGCGGGCATCCTGGGCGCCGGTGTTCTCCTGATGGGCAGCATCAGTTCCTTCTGGATGGCATGTATCGCCTTTGCCGTTGTGGGCCTGGGAAGCACGGGCATGTGGACGCCTGTGATTACGGTGGTCCAGCGGTGGTTCGGACCGAAGCGGAGGGGACTGGCCCTCGGCATCCTTTCCACAGGTTACGGCCTCGGTTTTGCCACCATGGGAATCGCCTTTCCCTGGATCGTGAATCAGTGGAGCTGGCGCTATGCATGGTATTTTCTGGGATTCTGTGCCCTTATCATGGTCCTGGCAAACGGACTCCTCCTGAGGAGCACTCCCGAGTCCGTGGGATACCGGCCGTGGGGACAGAAGGAGGAGGATGGACAACAGAGACCGGCAATACCCTGCCGGCCTGAGGGCCCGGTCCTCTCCATGGTGTTCAGAGACCGGACATTCTGGCTTGTGGGGCTCTCCTATTTCGCGATCTCCTACAGCCTGTATGGGATCACCACCTTTATGGTGGATTATGCCCGCTTCCAGCTCGGCCTCCCGTTTGAGAAGGCAGGTCTCCTGGCGACGGTGCACGGGACGTGCCAGGTGATCGGCGTACTGACGGTTCTGCCCATGTCTGATTATCTGGGCCGGAGAAGGACGCTTATCCTTTCCAATTCTTTCATTACCGCGTGTCTGATCGGGATACTCCTGAGTGGAAACTCGTGGGGCATGCTCTATCTGCTGGTTGGGATCATGGCTGTTTTTTACGGGGCCACCTTTCCGATGTACGGGGCCTGCGCCGGGGATTTTTTTCCCAGACAGATGATGGGGACAGTGATCGGTGTGTGGACGCCGTTTTACGGTATCGGGGCGATCACGGTCCATTGGGTGAGCGGACTCTTGCGTGACAGCACCGGATCCTATGATGTTCCGTTCATGATCAATGTGGCCATGGCGGCGATCGGCAGCATACTCATGTGCCTGGTCAGGCGGGACCAGGCTGATGGCTCATGA
- a CDS encoding LemA family protein, with product MGKGLKSLVIVLGVLLVIVIGMYSYMKGTYNRLVSLDEGVKAAWAQVENQLQRRYDLIPNYVETVKGYAGHEKEVLLKVTEARAKVGSADTVNEKIEANNQLSSALSRLLVVVERYPELKANTNFIRLQDELAGTENRIAVERMRFNEAVKTYNITIRHFPTNIIAGMFGFEKATFFEVPKERQEAPKVKF from the coding sequence ATGGGCAAGGGATTGAAAAGCCTGGTCATTGTTTTGGGCGTTCTACTGGTCATTGTCATAGGAATGTATTCCTATATGAAAGGGACCTACAACAGGCTGGTGAGCCTGGATGAAGGCGTCAAGGCGGCATGGGCCCAGGTGGAAAACCAGCTTCAGCGGCGTTACGATCTGATTCCCAATTACGTGGAAACCGTCAAGGGCTATGCCGGCCACGAGAAAGAGGTGCTGCTAAAGGTCACTGAGGCGCGCGCCAAGGTGGGAAGCGCGGATACGGTCAACGAAAAGATCGAGGCCAATAATCAATTATCGTCTGCGCTCAGCCGGTTGCTGGTGGTGGTGGAACGATATCCGGAGCTCAAGGCCAATACCAATTTTATCCGTCTGCAGGATGAACTGGCCGGGACGGAAAACCGTATCGCTGTTGAGCGCATGCGGTTCAATGAGGCGGTCAAGACCTATAACATCACCATACGGCATTTTCCCACAAATATCATCGCAGGCATGTTCGGGTTTGAAAAGGCGACTTTTTTTGAGGTCCCGAAGGAGCGGCAGGAGGCGCCAAAAGTCAAATTTTAA
- a CDS encoding Fe-S-containing hydro-lyase: MDTEYHLTTPLSVEDIAPLRAGDRVTITGIVYTARDAAHRRLLELIDAGIELPIPIKGQVIYYVGPSPAPPGRVIGAAGPTTSYRMDPFAPRLLELGLKGMIGKGKRSKAVKDAMIRHKAVYMAAIGGAGALMAKAVKAARVVAYDELGPEAIRELKVEKLPVVVVNDTLGNDLYQEGQEKYRILDP, translated from the coding sequence ATGGATACGGAATATCACCTGACCACGCCGCTGTCTGTTGAAGACATCGCCCCCCTCAGGGCCGGGGACCGCGTCACCATCACCGGAATCGTTTACACGGCCAGGGATGCGGCCCACCGGAGGCTCCTGGAGCTGATAGACGCGGGAATAGAACTCCCTATTCCGATCAAGGGGCAGGTCATCTATTACGTAGGCCCGTCCCCGGCCCCGCCGGGCCGGGTCATAGGGGCCGCCGGCCCCACCACCAGCTACCGGATGGACCCTTTTGCACCCAGGCTCCTGGAACTGGGTCTCAAGGGGATGATCGGCAAGGGCAAACGTTCAAAAGCGGTCAAGGACGCCATGATACGGCACAAGGCCGTTTACATGGCCGCCATCGGCGGCGCAGGCGCCCTCATGGCAAAGGCCGTCAAGGCGGCCCGGGTCGTGGCCTATGATGAGTTGGGGCCGGAGGCCATTCGGGAACTGAAAGTGGAAAAGCTCCCGGTTGTGGTGGTTAATGACACCCTCGGAAACGACCTCTATCAGGAGGGGCAGGAGAAGTATCGGATATTGGATCCTTGA
- a CDS encoding GAF domain-containing protein encodes MTENFLDISSFALSRVIDIIYRDEEELADVLHFVVSLAAELTGAKGSTLRVLEQGTFHLKVVSAYGLSKKYLNSGAIDSGKSITEIMQGDIILINDFEKDPRIQDLEAARREGLAAVIGIPFTVNETTYAILRIYFGSKKIPSHDEINFLKSLGKLACLAIERAAMREMRIGQNSG; translated from the coding sequence ATGACAGAAAACTTTCTGGATATCTCTTCCTTTGCTCTAAGCAGAGTGATTGACATTATTTACAGGGATGAAGAAGAACTGGCCGACGTTCTCCACTTCGTCGTCTCCCTGGCAGCAGAGCTGACCGGCGCAAAAGGGAGCACCCTTCGTGTCCTGGAACAGGGAACCTTTCACCTTAAGGTGGTTTCGGCATATGGTCTCAGTAAGAAATACCTCAATTCAGGGGCCATCGATTCCGGGAAAAGCATCACCGAGATCATGCAGGGGGATATCATCCTTATCAACGATTTTGAGAAGGATCCCCGGATACAGGACCTGGAAGCTGCCCGAAGAGAAGGCCTGGCCGCGGTGATCGGCATCCCTTTTACGGTAAACGAGACCACCTACGCCATACTGAGAATCTACTTCGGATCCAAAAAGATCCCCAGCCACGACGAAATCAATTTTTTAAAGAGTCTGGGAAAACTGGCCTGCCTGGCCATCGAACGGGCCGCCATGCGTGAAATGCGAATCGGCCAGAATTCCGGATAG
- a CDS encoding ArsA family ATPase — MNRAKHLFFMGKGGVGKSTSAALFSTFLAKKGFRVVVVSLDPAHNQADIFERPLSDKPMEVAPNLLAIEIDQDTWIRAYLKDVYHQINRTYSYLTAFNLEKYFGVIKHSPGLEEYALILALEHIQKKYAEWDYLIFDMPPTALSLKFFALPSLSLVWVEHLLSLRQEIIKKRDLITKIKLLTKEFERDKVLNKIEAQRAQYRKLKETFENPEKTRVYLVLNPDKLSHAESLRILNSLKEINVPLYRTVYNKKPVNNACAQIDPVFANIPMLNFPLSDTPLIGMDALQHYLQANQEEMENQLNLC; from the coding sequence ATGAACCGGGCAAAGCATCTGTTTTTCATGGGCAAGGGCGGGGTGGGGAAGTCCACGTCCGCGGCGCTCTTTTCCACCTTCCTGGCCAAAAAGGGATTTCGTGTGGTGGTGGTCTCCCTCGACCCTGCACACAACCAGGCCGACATCTTCGAGCGTCCCCTTTCCGATAAACCGATGGAGGTCGCCCCCAACCTTCTGGCCATTGAAATCGACCAGGATACCTGGATTCGCGCCTACCTGAAGGATGTGTATCATCAGATCAACAGGACCTATTCCTACTTAACCGCCTTCAACCTTGAAAAATATTTCGGGGTCATCAAGCACTCGCCGGGTTTGGAGGAGTACGCGCTCATCCTGGCGTTGGAGCATATTCAAAAGAAATATGCCGAGTGGGACTACCTGATTTTCGACATGCCGCCTACGGCGCTGTCGCTGAAGTTCTTTGCCCTCCCCTCCCTCTCCCTGGTGTGGGTGGAACACCTCTTGTCCCTCCGCCAGGAAATCATTAAAAAGCGAGACCTGATCACCAAAATCAAACTGCTCACAAAGGAATTCGAAAGGGACAAGGTCCTTAACAAGATCGAAGCCCAGCGTGCGCAATATCGGAAGCTGAAGGAAACATTTGAGAACCCCGAGAAGACCCGGGTATATCTGGTGTTGAACCCGGACAAGCTTTCGCATGCAGAATCCCTTCGAATTTTAAACTCCCTCAAGGAAATCAATGTCCCCCTGTATCGAACCGTTTATAACAAGAAACCCGTGAATAACGCATGTGCTCAAATCGATCCCGTCTTTGCCAATATTCCCATGCTCAACTTCCCCTTATCCGACACGCCGCTCATCGGAATGGATGCCTTGCAGCACTATCTCCAAGCGAACCAGGAGGAAATGGAAAACCAGCTGAACCTCTGCTGA